The Akkermansia sp. N21116 genome includes a region encoding these proteins:
- a CDS encoding SEL1-like repeat protein — MKKLSFILIAILLATLGTWYFWPEYGDSYSEQQRQLWNQRRGLMHPLCIESYDNEGIIKPDTSGLKLFSGLKIRRYEQAQHVVKQSIKIDKALQQQQFQLRNQLAPSCSFVVNKQGNEQELPQEGLSSVQLKEQIKQGDTTAPLTYLLRISAQNEYRNPALNSWMGFQNARQHLMQAAQYGSRTAPFLLRYLETMRDTAATYDRKAYYATSTPFQTPKVPIFHGLESMPGYQEFHQELLQGNYEDFAVLECIIPEQDKDVLKRDIYNHLLSLSKKGDLQAQRHLVRMILEMFEQVPFRKDNAIREVHTAAANAIGRIPGFRNISYSLATGLVRLGIYTPEDSTEWAYYSEASQYAYRTARQGDLTCMYLWLRFGIETKDYFSQEEWENIFAFTHRLLETGYTPFIDYVSTHEAWPSLYQLIIRSYYPPASWEQIVQQCMSEQQKSVIEHPEDQFTYNLGYSDLGYAVSEFEKTFRSADPSTLHELEEWCDTCYRDGHLPALYAFARIYSQGIGVPKNPGKAYLLLKRALSEAIYYPNWTVYCDDNKDLLFRFGLVVNGATQFENSVKLQLISLVLDHSEFPGRDEQEAFQLANSMYHKFSGSPDDGPYLYVLGRIYEQGTGTPVDLRKALNYYKLSVLSKYPNTGCEKRYQKLVDEIGEEQEEDKASLQKSAVPSPSGD; from the coding sequence ATGAAAAAGCTATCGTTCATCCTCATTGCCATCCTCCTGGCTACTCTGGGCACTTGGTATTTCTGGCCGGAATACGGCGATAGCTACTCCGAACAACAGCGACAGCTCTGGAACCAGCGGCGGGGCCTCATGCATCCTCTTTGCATCGAATCATATGATAACGAAGGTATTATCAAACCTGATACTTCAGGTCTCAAACTATTTTCAGGATTAAAGATCCGCCGTTACGAACAAGCGCAGCATGTTGTCAAGCAGAGCATAAAAATAGACAAGGCTCTTCAACAACAACAGTTCCAATTGAGAAATCAATTGGCGCCCTCATGCAGTTTTGTCGTCAACAAACAGGGAAATGAACAGGAACTTCCTCAGGAAGGACTCTCTTCCGTTCAACTGAAAGAGCAGATCAAACAGGGTGATACAACTGCCCCACTCACCTATTTATTGAGAATATCAGCTCAAAACGAGTACAGAAATCCAGCCCTCAATTCCTGGATGGGTTTTCAAAACGCCCGGCAACACCTGATGCAAGCCGCTCAATATGGCTCCCGAACAGCCCCCTTTCTTCTTCGTTATCTGGAAACCATGAGGGACACTGCCGCCACATATGACCGAAAGGCCTATTATGCAACAAGTACCCCCTTTCAGACGCCCAAGGTTCCCATTTTCCACGGATTGGAATCCATGCCAGGATACCAGGAATTCCATCAGGAATTGTTACAGGGAAATTACGAAGATTTCGCTGTCCTGGAATGTATTATCCCTGAACAGGATAAAGATGTACTCAAAAGAGATATCTACAATCATCTTCTTTCTCTCTCAAAAAAGGGAGATCTACAAGCACAACGACATCTGGTACGAATGATCCTTGAGATGTTTGAGCAGGTTCCATTCAGAAAGGACAACGCTATCAGGGAAGTCCATACGGCCGCGGCAAACGCTATCGGTAGAATTCCTGGTTTCAGGAATATCAGTTATTCTCTGGCAACCGGTCTTGTAAGATTGGGAATATACACACCGGAAGACAGTACAGAGTGGGCATATTACAGTGAAGCCTCCCAATATGCCTACCGGACAGCCCGTCAAGGAGACTTAACCTGTATGTACCTTTGGCTCCGTTTCGGCATCGAAACCAAAGATTACTTCTCACAAGAAGAATGGGAAAATATATTTGCCTTCACACACCGTCTTTTGGAAACCGGGTACACCCCATTTATCGATTACGTATCGACCCACGAAGCATGGCCCTCCCTGTATCAATTGATCATTCGATCTTACTATCCTCCAGCATCGTGGGAACAAATCGTTCAACAATGCATGAGTGAGCAACAAAAATCTGTCATTGAGCACCCTGAAGATCAGTTCACCTATAATCTTGGTTACTCTGATCTTGGTTACGCTGTTTCGGAATTCGAAAAAACTTTCCGTTCTGCCGATCCATCAACTCTTCACGAACTGGAAGAGTGGTGCGATACCTGTTACCGTGACGGCCACCTGCCAGCACTTTATGCTTTTGCCCGCATTTATTCCCAGGGGATCGGAGTGCCGAAAAATCCGGGCAAGGCCTACCTCCTCCTGAAACGAGCACTTTCAGAAGCCATTTACTATCCGAACTGGACAGTTTACTGCGACGACAATAAAGATCTTCTCTTCAGGTTTGGTCTGGTTGTCAATGGCGCGACACAGTTCGAAAACAGCGTCAAACTCCAACTCATCAGCCTCGTTCTCGACCACTCGGAATTCCCGGGGCGCGACGAACAGGAAGCCTTTCAACTGGCAAATTCCATGTACCACAAATTCTCCGGATCCCCGGACGATGGCCCCTATCTCTACGTTCTGGGCAGAATCTACGAACAAGGGACAGGAACCCCGGTAGACCTTCGTAAAGCTCTGAATTACTACAAACTATCAGTTCTTTCCAAATACCCGAATACCGGATGTGAGAAACGATATCAGAAACTCGTGGACGAAATAGGGGAAGAACAAGAAGAAGACAAGGCGTCTCTGCAGAAATCTGCCGTCCCCAGCCCTTCAGGGGATTGA